A part of Cydia strobilella chromosome 15, ilCydStro3.1, whole genome shotgun sequence genomic DNA contains:
- the LOC134747838 gene encoding UDP-glycosyltransferase UGT5-like isoform X1: MKIIVNVLFAISVCSLTVSDVNSLNILAVNPYQGKSHYFVFQPLLLELAKRGHDVTSISYFPQKQAVKNFTDISLAGSVKILEDVFPIEKSYSTVLAMATFLVTSGTDNCRVLLQNKEVQKLWKSKTKFDVILVEQFQSDCALGLAYELGAPVVGLTSHTPMTWHYDRFGMSLNPSYVPCLFFGGGTKPTLYQRIEAFFFNAYFNTLYNWYAQRTDQNTLAQYFDDLPALEELGRQMKFYLTYKNPILFGSSLIPENVKEVAGYHVAATKPLSGDLKKFIDGAEHGVIYISFGSMLRATSTPRDKLEAIISAVSELPQRIVFKWEEPNLPGNPTNIYVSNWLPQNDILAHPNVIAFYSHCGLLGTTEAIHHGVPVLGMPIFGDQPSNAAAVEESGLGVRIEITTLTKEELLSKFKIILDPEFRRKVKQISKAWHDRPMSAMDTAIYWIEYAVRNKDFNFRSPAADLPLYKYFNLDVLAIFTFIFYALIYVIKYVFSLRKTQSNKQSKKSKKA; the protein is encoded by the exons atgaaaataatagtgAATGTTTTGTTTGCaatttctgtgtgtagtttaACAGTTAGTGATGTGAACTCTTTGAACATTTTAGCCGTGAACCCGTATCAAGGAAAGAgtcattattttgtatttcaaCCTTTGTTGCTCGAACTGGCGAAACGCGGACACGATGTCACCTCCATATCGTATTTTCCTCAGAAACAAGCAGTCAAAAACTTTACCGACATATCACTAGCCGGTTCAGTGAAAATTTTGGAAGATGTATTTCCTATTGAAAAGTCGTACTCCACTGTTTTAGCTATGGCTACATTTTTGGTTACCAGTGGTACGGATAATTGCAGAGTATTGTTGCAAAATAAAGAAGTGCAAAAACTATGGAAATCGAAAACAAAGTTTGACGTAATATTAGTTGAGCAGTTCCAAAGTGATTGTGCCCTGGGATTAGCATATGAGTTAGGAGCGCCGGTGGTTGGTCTGACTTCACATACTCCGATGACCTGGCATTATGACCGCTTTGGCATGTCCCTCAACCCATCATATGTTCCATGTTTATTCTTTGGAGGGGGAACTAAACCAACTCTGTACCAACGTATTGAGGCTTTCTTCTTCAATGCTTACTTCAATACTTTATACAATTGGTATGCTCAAAGAACCGATCAGAATACTTTGGCGCAATATTTCGATGATTTGCCTGCGTTGGAAGAGTTGGGAAGACAAATGAAGTTCTACCTTACGTACAAGAACCCTATCTTATTTGGGTCGTCATTAATTCCTGAAAATGTAAAAGAGGTTGCAGGTTATCACGTTGCGGCAACAAAACCGTTATCAGGC GACCTCAAGAAATTCATCGACGGGGCGGAGCACGGCGTGATCTACATCAGCTTCGGCTCGATGTTACGGGCGACTTCCACTCCTCGTGATAAGCTGGAAGCCATCATCAGTGCCGTTTCCGAGCTGCCCCAGAGGATCGTGTTCAAGTGGGAAGAACCAAACCTCCCTGGAAACCCGACAAATATTTACGTCTCTAACTGGCTTCCACAGAACGACATTTTAG cACACCCAAACGTGATAGCTTTCTACTCCCATTGTGGTCTATTGGGCACAACAGAAGCCATCCACCATGGTGTGCCCGTTTTGGGCATGCCAATCTTTGGGGATCAGCCTTCAAACGCAGCAGCAGTTGAAGAAAGCGGCCTTGGTGTTCGGATCGAGATTACGACCCTGACTAAGGAAGAATTGCTTAGCaagttcaaaataattttagatCCAGA aTTCAGGCGTAAAGTAAAACAAATTTCTAAGGCATGGCACGACCGCCCAATGTCTGCTATGGACACTGCTATCTACTGGATAGAATACGCGGTCAGAAACAAAGATTTCAACTTCCGCTCGCCCGCGGCTGATTTGCCTCTCTACAAATACTTTAACCTAGACGTTTTAgctatatttacatttatattctacgctcttatttatgttattaaatatgtgTTTAGTTTAAGGAAAACGCAATCGAATAAACAGAGTAAGAAATCTAAGAAGGCGTAG